DNA from Kogia breviceps isolate mKogBre1 chromosome 3, mKogBre1 haplotype 1, whole genome shotgun sequence:
AAAGTAGACGGTCTTGTGAGAGAAGGTGGAAAACTCATTACTGAAGCAAAACTGATAAACGCCCTTGACCTCAGCCTGGTGTATGAAGCTGTCATACTGCTTCTTGGTTTCCCTGTAGATGGTGTTCCCCAGGGGGTCCTCCACATAGCAGTCAACGTCGTAGTGGCCTCCAGCGATGACCTGACAACCACAAAAGACACCCACAGTCTGCTGTTACCAGAGAGGCAAACACCACTTACCAAAGGCCGACCAGGCACTGTGATTACATgtcacaaacattttttttttcatttaatcttcacagccgTCTAAAGGCTGACACTCCCCAATTTACAGAGGATggcactgaggctgagagagttgAAGTTAACTGGCCATGGTCATGACGCTTGAAAGTGACAGAGCTAAGACTCGAATCCatgtctgcctgactccaaaagTTTTGCTCTGCAAGAGTGCAAAGAGCCTAatcttccccattttacagaagacgTAACTGAGGCTCCGAGGTTAAGTAAACTGCTGAACGTGTCTGGTAAACGTTAATATTATTGCTGATGGAATGCAAGGGGAAAGCAAATATAGACTGAAGCCTTCACAGAATCAGTGATTACCAGAGGTGGGAGAGTCCTCGGTAATCATTAGTTCAAACTCTCTTTGTCAACACAGGAAAGATAAGACCTGCAAAGGGCAAAAATCACAGAGGGAGTCAATGACTATAACTAAAGTCCATCAAAGAAcacagtcagggcttccctggtggcgcagtggttgagagtccgcctgccgatgcagggcacacgggttcgtgccccggtccgggaagatcccacatgcagcggagaggctgcgcccgtgagccatggccgctgagcctgcgcgtccagagcctgtgccccgcaacgggagaggccacaacacgaagaggcccgcgtaccgcaaaaagaaaaaaaaaggacacagtcaatggcctccatgtgtttccaaatgttaaaatttccttttgtCCAGATGCAAGAATTCGCTTTGTGATTAGTGAGCTTCCTAATGCTGGAGGTGTGTAAACTTATGCTGAACCTGCTCTAACAGGGGTTCCTGACCTGGCAGGAACCAGGTGACCTCTCAGGCCCCTCCATCCTCACAACGATCATGTTTTGGTGCCTGTATCTAGGTTACCCCTGTTAACCCAGCTGCAATTTCCACACTGTCCACGGACATGTGAAAGTGGTCACATCAGCGACTCGGAGGTCATCACACATAGTGCTGTCCCCAAGCACACGCCTCTTTTAGTGGCTTTGGTCAGAGGGGGCCCACCATATGGCCTGTCCCTACTCCTGCTTCCCGTGCCAACTCATCTCTGTAATGCCTGTCAGTATGTGTCCACAAGCAGTCACGGGTCTGGGTATGATTCCCGCTCAGCTCCCTACTCTTAGATCTGCTCACTAAAGCTTAGGGGCAGATCTCTCACTCAAGACCTGCTCCCTTGAACAAGAGCTGCTCCCCTGCTCCATGAGATCTCTCAAAGGAGCCAGGAGTGCAGGAGCCATGTGGCAGTAGCCACAACACCACTTCTTGGGAACACTGCCAGGGCTCAAAGCCTGCGCTGACACTTCCCTTCCAAAGCGCCATTTCTCATCACTTGCCGCGCTCACCCCAACTTGACTTCAAACActggagagagggaaaaataaaccCAAGAACCCATTTCCTCTCGCTCCCATTTTTCAGTACAGGCGGGGAAAAACTGGTCCAAAAAACTTGGTAGAGAGCCTGTGTCCAGCTAATTAGACATGGCATTCCTTAGAGTCAAGGGGCCTGCAGGTCACTGAGGACAACTCCCCAGGATGCAGGACCCGCCGCCCGCCCGGGCATCCGCATCCAGGTAGCGCACCTGCggcgctccctccctccctggttaGTCGGGCCTGTGTCGAGTGGGCTCTGACTTCCTCGCGGGGAAGTCAGCTGCTCTCCGGTCATTCCCTCCCCCTTCACCCTCTTTGGCTAATTCCAGCCACTCCAGCCTGGGGCGCACCAGTGACCAATGGAGACCTGGAAGGGGGAGAGGAGGCGCTGCCGGGCGCCAGGGCCTCACCTGGTAGTCCAGGGAGAACTTCACGCCCTGCTCCACGTCCTCGTGGAAGCACTGCTTGGCGTTGTCAGGTAGCTCGAAGGTGAACTCCGCGCCCCCCGGCCGCTCCGCCTGGAGCAGGAACAGCAGCAGCAGGGGCAGCGCGCAGGCGGAGCGCGAGGCCACGCTGCCCATGATGCTACCGTTCCAGTCCCGTGGGCCGCGGCTCGGGCGTGCGCTCCTCGCGGGTGGGGCGGTGGCTGGGGGACCAGGGATAGGGCGCAGGGACAGACGTGGCGCTAGCCGGACGCTGCGCTTCCGGGAGGGCGGGAGGCTCAGCGCGCAGCCGCGCGCTCGGGGGTGGTCCCGGTACCGAGGCCAGAGAACACCGcggcctccccccgccccttctgcccgctgcgcctgcgcgctgGCTAGGCTGGCGAAGGGGACACGCCCCCTACCCCGCCCCGCGCTGTTCTGCTGGGGCGTCTCGGCCAAGGTGAGGCGGGACGCTCGCCAGCAGCGCGCACGTCCCCGGAAGGGCCCTCTGCCAACATCTCCGACAGAAGTTTTCTGCATCCTCCGGGACCTGCAGGCTTGAGTATTACCCGGAATTGGTTCAGGTCCACGCAGTCCATCCTCTCTGGCTGCAGCAGCACGAAGCCCATGGAGTTTTACAAGGTACAGACTCTGTTTCTGACTGGCTCTGTAACTTGTCTCACGCTTCTCTGGAGAGTCAGTCTCCTGGTCTAGAACTGGGTGTCCCCAAACCTACTATCCACAATAGCAAAGAAAGCTAGAGGAAAGATATGCAAACTCTGGGGACCCCCTTTCTCATTCCCATCCCCTTCCCAAGGTGAAAAAGTATGCCACAGGTCAGGGGGGTGATTGGTGAGAGTAAGTAAAACCCCACAATTACATCTGTTCTGGGGAAAACCAGCAGTTGTGCTCACACACAGAGCTTCCTAGAGCTTCCTGAAGCTTCCTGAAGATACGAATACAGGTCTCACTCAGGGATTTCAGGTATCTCTTGGTTGTCTGGATAAGTTGAAGTTTCTTCTGGGacaaaacaatctttttttttttcccctttgacttCTCAAAAGTGCTGAAAGCAGATACATTAATTTACTGTCTTATCTATTACCATTGACCTAAGATGATATTTTGTATAATCATTACTATAGCATTTTATATTCACTATGATCaggtaaagacaaagagaaaaaaactattGTAGTCTGGCTACTCAGTAAAGAATTGTTTTCAGAACATCATTAGGTGAGGTGTATCTTGATTTTAGCAAAGAATTTTATTGCCTATATAGGTCTCCACGTGGATAAGACCGAAGTGTCCTGTCACTGGGCATAATTGACGTTGGATTAAGGTGCTAATTGATGTGAAAGCAGTCTCTTGGCTTTTAAATAACATGCATGcataatgtaattattaatatttactgGCTCTGTGCCAGACTTGGCAAGGTATATAGTGTGCTTTGAGGCTCTTTCCATGGCTCTGTCCTGTTAAACATTATTTTGCAGTAACTGGTAGAAAACATGTAAGTAGTAATCATCTAATCTTGATGCACCAAGtggagaaacaaatgacaaatgtaAAACCGAGATTACCTTGGCCAGCTGGAGTAC
Protein-coding regions in this window:
- the TMED3 gene encoding transmembrane emp24 domain-containing protein 3 gives rise to the protein MQKTSVGDVGRGPFRGRARCWRASRLTLAETPQQNSAGRGRGRVPFASLASAQAQRAEGAGGGRGVLWPRYRDHPRARGCALSLPPSRKRSVRLAPRLSLRPIPGPPATAPPARSARPSRGPRDWNGSIMGSVASRSACALPLLLLFLLQAERPGGAEFTFELPDNAKQCFHEDVEQGVKFSLDYQVIAGGHYDVDCYVEDPLGNTIYRETKKQYDSFIHQAEVKGVYQFCFSNEFSTFSHKTVYFDFQVGDEPPILPDMGNRVTALTQMESACVTIHEALKTVIDSQTHYRLREAQDRARAEDLNSRVSYWSVGETIALFVVSFSQVLLLKSFFTEKRPISRMVHS